In Apium graveolens cultivar Ventura chromosome 10, ASM990537v1, whole genome shotgun sequence, the following are encoded in one genomic region:
- the LOC141689143 gene encoding uncharacterized protein LOC141689143, with product MATSSSSSLTRSNQTVPYPSASKISDGQCFPQYTASLKCLEEFSTDKSKCQQHFDVYKECKKKEREARLERNRNRSLFS from the exons ATGGCGACGTCGAGTTCATCATCATTAACAAGGAGTAACCAAACAGTCCCTTATCCAAGTGCTTCTAAAATCTCTGATGGTCAATGCTTCCCTCAGTACACTGCTTCTCTTAAAT GTTTGGAAGAATTTAGCACAGACAAGAGTAAATGCCAACAACATTTTGATGTTTACAAGGAATGCAAGAAAAAGGAG AGGGAAGCTCGACTGGAGCGCAATAGAAATCGATCCTTGTTCTCATGA